Within the Mucilaginibacter sp. CSA2-8R genome, the region GATAAACGGTTACCGCAGCCGCGGCCACTTGTTTACCAAAACCAACCCCGTACGCGACCGCCGCAAGTATTACCCCGGTAAAGAGTTAGAAACTTTTGGTTTAAGCGATGCCGACCTTGACACTGTATTTAATGCTGGTGTCGAATTAGGTTTAGGCCCTGCAAAACTGCGCGATATCCGCCAGTTACTGGAAGATACTTATTGCCAGGCTATAGGTGCGGAGTATAAATACATCCGCAACCCAATAAAAACCAAATGGTTTGAAGAGCGGATGGAAAGTAAACGTAATAAACCATCGTTTACTGGCGAAGAGAAAAAACGCATCCTTAAAAAGCTGAACGAAGCCGTAGGCTTTGAAAACTTTTTAGGTACTAAATTTTTAGGTCAGAAACGTTTTTCGCTCGAAGGTGCCGAGGCTTTGATTCCGGCTTTAGATTCGGTAATCGAAAAAGGAGCTGAGTTAGGGATCGAAGAATTTACCATTGGTATGGCTCACCGCGGCCGCTTAAATGTTTTGGCCAATATTATGGGCAAAACCTATAAAGAGATTTTTGGTGAGTTTGAAGGTAAAAATTACGATCTGGAATCGACATTTGGTGGCGACGTTAAATACCACTTAGGTTTTTCAACAGATATTGCTACTTCAAACGGTAAAAAGATTCACTTAAGCCTTTGTCCAAACCCATCGCACCTTGAAGCCGTTGACCCTGTGGTTGAAGGCATTACCCGTGCCAAAATTGATAGCAAGTACAACAGCGACCACGATAAAATTGCACCAATATTAATACATGGTGATGCTTCTGTAGCAGGCCAGGGTATTATTTATGAGGTATTGCAAATGGAAAAGCTGGACGGTTATAAAACCGGTGGTACAGTGCATTTGGTAATTAACAACCAAATTGGATTTACTACTAACTACAAAGATGCCCGTTCGAGCACCTACTGTACCGATATCGCTAAAACGGTACTGTCGCCGGTGTTCCACGTAAATGGTGATGATGCCGAGGCTTTGGTATACACTATTAACCTGGCTATGGAGTATCGTCAGGAGTTTAACGAGGACGTTTTTATAGATATTTTGTGTTACCGTCGTTACGGTCACAACGAGTCTGACGAGCCTAAGTTTACGCAGCCGGTGTTATACAAAGCCATTGAGGCCCACGCTAACCCGCGCGAAATTTATTATCAGAAATTACTGGCCGAAGGCAGCATCAGTGCTGACGAAGCTAAGGAGATGGAAAAATCTTTCCGCGACCTGCTGCAAAAGCAACTGGACGAAACTAAAGCCGAAGCCCGTGTTGAGGGCGGTAACCAGATGTTTGCCGGTTCATGGCAGGGATTGCACTTACCAACCAAAGCCGAGGTGTATGCTACTTCGGATACTGCAATAAGCGAAGGAGAGTTATTAGAGCTTGGAAAAAAACTGACTGATCTGCCATCTGACAAGCAGTTCTTCAAAAAAATTGAGAAACTGTTTGACGATCGTCGTAAGATGGTTAACGAAACCAAGACATTTGACTGGGCAATGGGCGAGTTACTTGCTTATGCTTCGTTACTTAAAGAAGGCCACACTGTGCGCCTGAGTGGTGAAGACGTTAAGCGTGGTACTTTCTCGCATCGCCATGCCGTAGTAACCTTGCCGGATACTGACGAAGAGTATACCCCAATGAATACCTTGGGTACCGATGCTAAATTTTACATCTATAACTCTTTACTGTCTGAGTATGGTGTGTTAGGGTATGAATATGGTTATGCCCTGGCTAACCCTAATGCCTTAACTATTTGGGAAGCACAATTTGGTGACTTTGTAAACGGTGCGCAAATTATTGTTGACCAGTACCTTGTAAGTGCTGAAACCAAATGGCAACGCGGTAATGGTTTAGTAATGTTGCTGCCGCACGGTTATGAAGGTCAGGGCCCTGAGCACTCATCAGCACGTATTGAGCGTTTTATGGAGCTTTGTGCTGATAATAATATTCAGGTAGCCAACTGTACTACGCCGGCTAACTTCTTCCATATATTACGTCGACAGCTGCATCGTGATTTCCGTAAGCCTTTAGTGGTGTTTTCACCAAAAAGCTTACTACGTCATCCGGCTTGCGTATCAAAATTAGAAGACTTTACCCAAGGTAAATTTGAGGAAGTAATTGATGATGCTTATGCACAGGATGCTGCAAGAGTAACCCGTGTGCTTTTCTGTAGCGGTAAAATTTACTATGAATTACTGGAGAAACAGCAAGCAGACAAACGTACTGATATAGCTATTGTACGTGTTGAGCAGCTTTACCCAACTCCGGTGTTGGAAATGGAAGCAATTAAAGCGAAATATTCTAATGCCAGTGACTTTGTTTGGGTACAAGAAGAACCAGAAAACATGGGTGCATGGCCGTTTATGCTGCGCAAATTCCGCAAGAGCGAGTTGCAGTTAGATGTAATTTCGCGTAAAGAAGCTGCCAGCACTGCCACAGGTTATGCTAAACAACATGCTAAACAACAGTTGTACATCATCAGCAAAGCATTTGAAGCGCCAGTAAGCGAAGGTCAAAAAGAAAATGTAAAACAAACAGCCAAAAAAATGGCTGAAACAAACGCAGACTAACTGGTAACAGCTTAATATTAGCCAGAGTAAAATATACAAGTGCCTTAAAGCACTGTTATTTTACTCTGGCTGCGTAATTATCTGTATATCCAAAAATAATACAACTTAAAACACAATATGAGTTTAGAGATCAAAGTTCCGCCGGTGGGCGAGTCAATCACTGAGGTTACCTTGTCGCGCTGGATTAAAAAAGACGGCGATGCAGTTGAAATGGACGAAGTAATTGCTGAATTGGAGTCAGACAAAGCTACGTTTGAACTAACTGCCGAAAGTGCCGGAACTTTAAAAACGGTAGCTGCCGAAGGCGATACATTGCCTATTGGCGCTGTTGTAGCCAATATTGAAGGCGAGGGTGCTAAAGCTACCGCGCCGATTAATAAGAGTGCGGCCGCTGCTGCCGACGAAAGTGCCCCAGGTCAGCGCACCGATCGTCCGGAATCAGCTCCGGCTGCTGCGCCTGCTGCCGAAAGTAAAACTATTGAAATTAAAGTTCCGCCGGTAGGCGAGTCTATCACCGAAGTAACCTTATCGCGCTGGATCAAAAAAGACGGTGAGCAGGTTGAAATGGACGAAGCCATTGCTGAACTGGAATCTGATAAAGCCACGTTTGAGTTAACTGCCGAGAGCGCAGGTACCTTAAAAACCATGGCTGCCGAAGGTGATGTGTTGGCTATTGGTGCTGTGGTATGTGCAATTACCGGTGGTGGTGCCGCTCCGGCTGCAGCCCCTGCTAATAATCAGCCTGCTGCTTCACAACCTGCTGCTCAGTCTGCACCTGCTGCTGCACAAGGCAGTTATGCTGCTGGTACACCATCACCTGCTGCCGGTAAAATACTGGCCGAAAAAGGCGTTAGTACAGAGAGTGTAAACGGTACCGGCGTAGGTGGCCGTATCACTAAAGAAGATGCCCTGAATGCACAGAAACCTGCCGCCGCATCTTCATCTGCACCAAAAGTAACTCCGCAAACAGCTCAAACGCAACCTGCTGCAGTTACCACCGGAACCCGTGCCGAGCGTCGCGAAAAGATGACTTCGTTACGTAAAACCGTAGCTAAACGCCTGGTGGCCGTTAAAAACGAAACTGCCATGTTAACTACCTTTAATGAGGTAGATATGCAGCCAATCATGGACCTGCGTGGTAAATACAAAGATAAATTTAAAGAAAAACACGGTGTTGGCTTAGGCTTTATGTCGTTTTTCACCAAAGCAGTTTGTGTTGCTTTGCAAGAGTGGCCTGCTGTAGGAGCCCGTATTGATGGTGAAGAAGTTGTTTATAGCAATTTTGCCGATATCTCTATCGCAGTATCAGCGCCTAAAGGTTTAGTTGTTCCTATCATCCGTAACGCGGATGCGATGAGCCTGGCCGAGATTGAGAAGGCTGTAGTTACCCTGGCCGGTAAAGCCCGCGAAAATAAATTGACTATTGAGGATATGACCGGCGGTACCTTTACCATCACTAATGGTGGTGTGTTCGGTTCCATGTTGTCAACCCCGATTATCAACGCACCGCAATCGGCTATCTTAGGTATGCACAATATCATTGAGCGCCCTATAGCGTTAAATGGTCAGGTAGTAATTCGCCCAATGATGTACCTTGCCCTATCATACGATCACCGTATTGTTGACGGCCGTGAGTCGGTGAGTTTCCTGGTACGTGTTAAACAATTGCTGGAAGACCCTGCACGTTTGCTGTTAGGTGTTTAAGTTGATCTTCCTTTTATAAAACAAAATGCCCGGCATATCGTCGGGCATTTTGCTTTTATAAAGTATTTAATAAAGCACCAGCTTTAACTTAGCGGGATGCTAAACGGTCTGAATCTTGTTTAGTGAAGGTGTACGTAATAACACGCGTAAAGTGATCACCTGCCGGGCCATCCG harbors:
- the odhB gene encoding 2-oxoglutarate dehydrogenase complex dihydrolipoyllysine-residue succinyltransferase; the encoded protein is MSLEIKVPPVGESITEVTLSRWIKKDGDAVEMDEVIAELESDKATFELTAESAGTLKTVAAEGDTLPIGAVVANIEGEGAKATAPINKSAAAAADESAPGQRTDRPESAPAAAPAAESKTIEIKVPPVGESITEVTLSRWIKKDGEQVEMDEAIAELESDKATFELTAESAGTLKTMAAEGDVLAIGAVVCAITGGGAAPAAAPANNQPAASQPAAQSAPAAAQGSYAAGTPSPAAGKILAEKGVSTESVNGTGVGGRITKEDALNAQKPAAASSSAPKVTPQTAQTQPAAVTTGTRAERREKMTSLRKTVAKRLVAVKNETAMLTTFNEVDMQPIMDLRGKYKDKFKEKHGVGLGFMSFFTKAVCVALQEWPAVGARIDGEEVVYSNFADISIAVSAPKGLVVPIIRNADAMSLAEIEKAVVTLAGKARENKLTIEDMTGGTFTITNGGVFGSMLSTPIINAPQSAILGMHNIIERPIALNGQVVIRPMMYLALSYDHRIVDGRESVSFLVRVKQLLEDPARLLLGV
- a CDS encoding 2-oxoglutarate dehydrogenase E1 component, with product MDRLTYVNSGNAAYIDSLYEAYKQDPESVDYGWQKFFEGFDFGQGSAPKAAAATDAAGAPEHVLKEINVLNMINGYRSRGHLFTKTNPVRDRRKYYPGKELETFGLSDADLDTVFNAGVELGLGPAKLRDIRQLLEDTYCQAIGAEYKYIRNPIKTKWFEERMESKRNKPSFTGEEKKRILKKLNEAVGFENFLGTKFLGQKRFSLEGAEALIPALDSVIEKGAELGIEEFTIGMAHRGRLNVLANIMGKTYKEIFGEFEGKNYDLESTFGGDVKYHLGFSTDIATSNGKKIHLSLCPNPSHLEAVDPVVEGITRAKIDSKYNSDHDKIAPILIHGDASVAGQGIIYEVLQMEKLDGYKTGGTVHLVINNQIGFTTNYKDARSSTYCTDIAKTVLSPVFHVNGDDAEALVYTINLAMEYRQEFNEDVFIDILCYRRYGHNESDEPKFTQPVLYKAIEAHANPREIYYQKLLAEGSISADEAKEMEKSFRDLLQKQLDETKAEARVEGGNQMFAGSWQGLHLPTKAEVYATSDTAISEGELLELGKKLTDLPSDKQFFKKIEKLFDDRRKMVNETKTFDWAMGELLAYASLLKEGHTVRLSGEDVKRGTFSHRHAVVTLPDTDEEYTPMNTLGTDAKFYIYNSLLSEYGVLGYEYGYALANPNALTIWEAQFGDFVNGAQIIVDQYLVSAETKWQRGNGLVMLLPHGYEGQGPEHSSARIERFMELCADNNIQVANCTTPANFFHILRRQLHRDFRKPLVVFSPKSLLRHPACVSKLEDFTQGKFEEVIDDAYAQDAARVTRVLFCSGKIYYELLEKQQADKRTDIAIVRVEQLYPTPVLEMEAIKAKYSNASDFVWVQEEPENMGAWPFMLRKFRKSELQLDVISRKEAASTATGYAKQHAKQQLYIISKAFEAPVSEGQKENVKQTAKKMAETNAD